One segment of Ziziphus jujuba cultivar Dongzao chromosome 12, ASM3175591v1 DNA contains the following:
- the LOC107428509 gene encoding uncharacterized protein LOC107428509 isoform X2 — MRLIVTTFIGVVFGFFVGVSFPTLSLTKLNIPSSLLPTVDLSYIEDKKSGISTQTILNAWSSTRSNNSSSTQSNDTSKIWVTSNPRGAERLAPGIIAAESDFYPRRLWGKPSEDLTIKPKYLVTFTVGYSQKKNIDAAVKKFSENFTILLFHYDGQTTEWDEFEWSKRAIHVSARKQTKWWYAKRFLHPDIVAPYDYIFIWDEDLGVEHFNAEEYIKLVRKHGLEISQPGLEPNKGLTWQMTKRRGDREVHKVTEEKPGWCTDPHLPPCAGFVEIMAPVFSRDAWRCVWYMIQNDLVHGWGLDFALRKCVEPAHEKIGVVDRQWIVHQSVPSLGNQGEVKDGKAPWHGVRERCRKEWTMFQSRMANAENAYFKSLGSNSTTH, encoded by the exons ATGAGGCTTATCGTGACAACTTTCATTGGGGTggtttttggtttctttgtagGTGTATCTTTCCCAACATTATCATTAACAAAG CTGAATATTCCATCCAGCCTTCTTCCTACTGTTGACCTCTCATACATCGAGGACAAAAAATCTGGTATCTCCACCCAAACAATTCTAAATGCTTGGTCCTCTACGAGGAGTAATAATAGCAGCTCAACTCAATCAAATGATACATCAAAG ATTTGGGTTACATCAAATCCTAGGGGTGCTGAAAGACTAGCTCCAGGAATTATTGCAGCTGAATCTGATTTCTATCCAAGGAGACTGTGGGGTAAGCCCAGTGAG GACTTGACCATTAAACCTAAGTACCTTGTAACCTTCACTGTTGGTTATTCTCAGAAAAAGAATATTGATGCAGCAGTGAAAAAG TTTTCAGAGAATTTCactattcttttatttcattatgaTGGCCAAACAACTGAATGGGATGAGTTTGAGTGGTCAAAGCGAGCTATTCATGTGAGTGCTCGAAAGCAGACTAAATG GTGGTATGCTAAGCGGTTTTTGCATCCTGACATTGTGGCTCCATATGACTACATATTTATCTGGGATGAAGACCTGGGAGTTGAGCATTTTAATGCGGAAGA GTACATAAAACTTGTGAGGAAGCATGGTTTGGAGATTTCACAGCCTGGATTAGAACCTAACAAAGGTTTAACGTGGCAGATGACAAAGAGAAGAGGTGATCGTGAAGTTCACAA AGTAACGGAGGAGAAACCTGGTTGGTGCACTGACCCACATCTGCCCCCTTGTGCAGG TTTTGTGGAGATCATGGCTCCAGTGTTTTCCCGAGATGCATGGCGCTGTGTATGGTATATGATTCAG AATGACTTGGTCCATGGATGGGGACTTGACTTTGCCCTTAGAAAATGCGTTGAG CCTGCCCATGAGAAGATAGGAGTTGTAGATCGTCAATGGATTGTTCACCAAAGTGTTCCCTCGCTCGGGAACCAG GGCGAAGTTAAAGATGGAAAGGCACCTTGGCATGGG GTTAGAGAAAGGTGCAGAAAGGAGTGGACAATGTTCCAAAGTCGTATGGCAAATGCAGAGAATGCCTATTTTAAGTCATTGGGATCCAATTCGACAACTCATTAG
- the LOC107428509 gene encoding uncharacterized protein LOC107428509 isoform X1 produces the protein MGIISRSAAGRKPNESMRLIVTTFIGVVFGFFVGVSFPTLSLTKLNIPSSLLPTVDLSYIEDKKSGISTQTILNAWSSTRSNNSSSTQSNDTSKIWVTSNPRGAERLAPGIIAAESDFYPRRLWGKPSEDLTIKPKYLVTFTVGYSQKKNIDAAVKKFSENFTILLFHYDGQTTEWDEFEWSKRAIHVSARKQTKWWYAKRFLHPDIVAPYDYIFIWDEDLGVEHFNAEEYIKLVRKHGLEISQPGLEPNKGLTWQMTKRRGDREVHKVTEEKPGWCTDPHLPPCAGFVEIMAPVFSRDAWRCVWYMIQNDLVHGWGLDFALRKCVEPAHEKIGVVDRQWIVHQSVPSLGNQGEVKDGKAPWHGVRERCRKEWTMFQSRMANAENAYFKSLGSNSTTH, from the exons ATGGGAATCATTTCACGCAG TGCAGCTGGTAGAAAACCAAACGAGAGTATGAGGCTTATCGTGACAACTTTCATTGGGGTggtttttggtttctttgtagGTGTATCTTTCCCAACATTATCATTAACAAAG CTGAATATTCCATCCAGCCTTCTTCCTACTGTTGACCTCTCATACATCGAGGACAAAAAATCTGGTATCTCCACCCAAACAATTCTAAATGCTTGGTCCTCTACGAGGAGTAATAATAGCAGCTCAACTCAATCAAATGATACATCAAAG ATTTGGGTTACATCAAATCCTAGGGGTGCTGAAAGACTAGCTCCAGGAATTATTGCAGCTGAATCTGATTTCTATCCAAGGAGACTGTGGGGTAAGCCCAGTGAG GACTTGACCATTAAACCTAAGTACCTTGTAACCTTCACTGTTGGTTATTCTCAGAAAAAGAATATTGATGCAGCAGTGAAAAAG TTTTCAGAGAATTTCactattcttttatttcattatgaTGGCCAAACAACTGAATGGGATGAGTTTGAGTGGTCAAAGCGAGCTATTCATGTGAGTGCTCGAAAGCAGACTAAATG GTGGTATGCTAAGCGGTTTTTGCATCCTGACATTGTGGCTCCATATGACTACATATTTATCTGGGATGAAGACCTGGGAGTTGAGCATTTTAATGCGGAAGA GTACATAAAACTTGTGAGGAAGCATGGTTTGGAGATTTCACAGCCTGGATTAGAACCTAACAAAGGTTTAACGTGGCAGATGACAAAGAGAAGAGGTGATCGTGAAGTTCACAA AGTAACGGAGGAGAAACCTGGTTGGTGCACTGACCCACATCTGCCCCCTTGTGCAGG TTTTGTGGAGATCATGGCTCCAGTGTTTTCCCGAGATGCATGGCGCTGTGTATGGTATATGATTCAG AATGACTTGGTCCATGGATGGGGACTTGACTTTGCCCTTAGAAAATGCGTTGAG CCTGCCCATGAGAAGATAGGAGTTGTAGATCGTCAATGGATTGTTCACCAAAGTGTTCCCTCGCTCGGGAACCAG GGCGAAGTTAAAGATGGAAAGGCACCTTGGCATGGG GTTAGAGAAAGGTGCAGAAAGGAGTGGACAATGTTCCAAAGTCGTATGGCAAATGCAGAGAATGCCTATTTTAAGTCATTGGGATCCAATTCGACAACTCATTAG
- the LOC107428465 gene encoding probable E3 ubiquitin-protein ligase XERICO: protein MGLSNFPSASEGVLPVLVMNTVLSVALLKNMLKSMFQIIGSNVNSQNVEEDSDGFPEIGRDRRISITQFKSLCHERSIIVTKTTSSSSDGSAFGSMECCVCLCGFEADEEVSELSCKHFFHKGCLEKWFLNKRATCPLCRSTD, encoded by the coding sequence ATGGGGCTCTCGAACTTCCCAAGCGCATCAGAGGGTGTTCTTCCTGTTCTAGTAATGAACACTGTGTTATCAGTAGCTCTGTTGAAGAACATGTTGAAATCTATGTTCCAAATTATTGGTTCCAATGTGAATTCTCAAAATGTTGAAGAAGATTCAGATGGGTTTCCAGAGATTGGAAGAGATAGAAGAATTTCGATTACCCAATTCAAGTCTCTGTGCCATGAAAGGTCAATTATTGTGACAAAAACCACCAGTAGTAGTAGTGATGGTTCTGCTTTTGGTTCAATGGAGTGCTGTGTTTGTCTATGTGGGTTTGAAGCTGATGAAGAAGTTAGCGAATTGTCCTGCAAGCATTTCTTCCACAAAGGTTGCTTAGAAAAATGGTTTTTAAACAAACGTGCTACTTGCCCTCTCTGTCGTTCTACTGATTAG